The following proteins are encoded in a genomic region of Maribacter hydrothermalis:
- the rpmD gene encoding 50S ribosomal protein L30, with protein MAKIKVTQLKSGIKKPQNQKRTLEALGLKRIGQVVEHEDTPNILGMINKVKHLVSTEEA; from the coding sequence ATGGCAAAGATTAAAGTAACACAGTTAAAAAGTGGAATTAAGAAACCTCAAAATCAAAAAAGGACTTTAGAGGCTCTTGGTTTAAAAAGAATAGGACAGGTCGTTGAACATGAAGATACGCCTAATATTCTTGGAATGATAAATAAAGTTAAACATTTAGTTTCCACTGAGGAGGCTTAA
- the rplF gene encoding 50S ribosomal protein L6: MSRIGNNPIAIPEGVTVEIKENVISVKGKLGELTQEFSDVAVKVEDGQAWVTRPSDSKEHKAKHGLYRSLITNMVEGVSKGWTKELELVGVGYRASNQGQKLDLALGFSHNIIFDLAPEVKVETISEKGKNPIVKLTSHDKQLVGHIAAKIRSFRRPEPYKGKGIKFVGEILRRKAGKSA, from the coding sequence ATGTCTAGAATAGGTAATAATCCAATCGCAATTCCTGAAGGAGTTACAGTTGAAATCAAGGAGAATGTCATTTCTGTTAAAGGAAAGTTGGGCGAATTGACTCAAGAATTTTCTGATGTTGCGGTTAAAGTAGAAGATGGACAGGCTTGGGTGACAAGACCATCAGATTCTAAGGAGCATAAAGCTAAACACGGTTTATATAGATCACTTATAACTAATATGGTTGAAGGTGTCTCTAAAGGATGGACTAAAGAATTAGAATTGGTAGGAGTTGGATATAGAGCAAGTAATCAAGGGCAAAAACTTGATTTGGCGTTAGGTTTTTCTCATAATATAATCTTTGATTTAGCTCCGGAGGTAAAAGTTGAAACTATATCTGAAAAGGGTAAGAACCCTATTGTGAAGTTAACTTCACATGATAAACAATTAGTTGGCCATATTGCTGCAAAGATTAGATCTTTCCGTAGACCTGAACCATACAAAGGGAAAGGTATTAAATTTGTAGGTGAAATATTAAGAAGAAAAGCTGGTAAGTCAGCTTAA
- the rpsN gene encoding 30S ribosomal protein S14, with protein sequence MAKESMKARERKRERTVAIYAEKRKALKEAGDYEALQRLPKNASPVRLHNRCKLTGRPKGYMRTFGISRVKFREMANAGLIPGVKKASW encoded by the coding sequence ATGGCTAAGGAATCAATGAAAGCCCGTGAAAGAAAAAGGGAAAGAACTGTGGCAATTTATGCTGAAAAAAGAAAGGCTTTAAAAGAAGCTGGTGATTATGAAGCACTTCAGAGATTGCCTAAGAATGCATCACCGGTACGTTTACACAATAGATGTAAATTAACTGGAAGGCCTAAAGGTTACATGAGAACTTTTGGTATTTCAAGGGTAAAGTTTAGAGAAATGGCAAATGCTGGTTTAATACCTGGTGTTAAAAAAGCTAGCTGGTAA
- the rplO gene encoding 50S ribosomal protein L15 → MGLHNLQPAEGSVNRDGKRLGRGQGSGKGGTAARGHKGAKSRSGYSKKIGFEGGQMPLQRRVPKFGFTNINRKNYQGINLEKLQELVDNKVVTNEVSLDILIENGLVGKNDLVKILGNGELKSPLKISVHKFTVSAKAAIEAAGGEAISL, encoded by the coding sequence ATGGGTTTACATAATCTACAGCCTGCAGAAGGTTCAGTGAATAGAGATGGAAAGCGTCTTGGAAGAGGTCAAGGTTCTGGAAAAGGAGGAACTGCTGCAAGAGGTCATAAAGGAGCAAAATCAAGATCTGGTTATTCTAAGAAAATAGGTTTCGAAGGTGGTCAAATGCCTTTGCAACGTCGTGTACCTAAGTTTGGTTTTACCAATATTAATCGCAAGAATTACCAAGGTATCAATTTAGAAAAGTTGCAAGAACTTGTTGATAATAAAGTTGTTACAAATGAAGTGTCATTAGATATTTTAATTGAAAACGGTTTGGTTGGTAAAAATGATTTAGTGAAAATTTTAGGTAATGGTGAATTAAAATCACCGCTAAAAATTTCTGTACATAAATTTACAGTTTCAGCTAAAGCGGCTATAGAAGCGGCTGGTGGTGAAGCAATAAGTTTGTAA
- the rpsE gene encoding 30S ribosomal protein S5, with product MFQKYKNVETVKPGGLDLKDKLVGIQRVTKVTKGGRAFGFSAIVVVGDENGVVGHGLGKSKEVATAIAKAIEDGKKNLVRIPLNKGTLPHEQKGKFGGARVYIQPASHGTGVIAGGAVRSVLESVGVHDVLSKSQGSSNPHNVVKATFDALLQLRDAKTVATQRGVSLEKVFKG from the coding sequence ATGTTCCAAAAATATAAAAACGTAGAAACAGTTAAACCTGGTGGTTTAGATTTAAAAGATAAATTAGTTGGTATACAACGTGTAACTAAAGTAACAAAGGGTGGTAGAGCATTTGGTTTTTCTGCTATTGTTGTGGTAGGTGATGAAAATGGCGTTGTAGGTCATGGTTTAGGTAAATCTAAAGAAGTTGCTACGGCAATAGCTAAGGCTATAGAAGATGGTAAAAAGAACCTTGTGCGTATTCCCTTAAATAAAGGTACTTTGCCACATGAGCAAAAAGGTAAATTTGGTGGTGCTAGAGTGTATATTCAACCTGCATCTCATGGAACCGGGGTTATTGCTGGTGGTGCAGTAAGGTCTGTATTAGAATCTGTTGGTGTACATGATGTACTTTCAAAATCTCAGGGTTCATCCAATCCACATAATGTTGTTAAAGCTACTTTTGATGCGCTTTTACAACTTAGGGATGCAAAGACAGTTGCAACACAAAGAGGTGTTTCTTTAGAAAAAGTATTTAAAGGCTAA
- the rplR gene encoding 50S ribosomal protein L18 produces MGLSKTQRKTRIRRRIRKVSSGTAARPRLSVFRSNSEIYAQVIDDVKGITLVSASSRDKDIAKAKGNKTEIAALVGKSIAEKSVKAGLDKVAFDRGGNLYHGRVKSLADGAREAGLKF; encoded by the coding sequence ATGGGATTATCAAAAACACAAAGAAAAACAAGAATCCGACGTAGAATTCGTAAGGTTTCTTCTGGAACTGCAGCAAGACCAAGGTTGTCTGTATTTAGAAGTAATAGCGAAATATACGCTCAAGTTATAGATGACGTAAAAGGAATCACTTTAGTATCTGCTTCTTCAAGAGATAAGGATATTGCTAAAGCAAAAGGAAATAAAACAGAGATTGCTGCATTGGTTGGAAAATCAATTGCGGAAAAATCCGTAAAAGCTGGCTTGGATAAGGTCGCTTTCGATAGAGGTGGTAATTTATATCACGGAAGAGTAAAATCTTTGGCGGATGGCGCAAGAGAAGCAGGATTAAAATTCTAA
- the rpsH gene encoding 30S ribosomal protein S8 yields MVTDTIADYLTRVRNASRAGHRVVEIPASNLKKEITKILFDQGYILSYKFEDNKVQGSIKIALKYDKLTKEPVIKKIQRISKPGLRKYAGSEDLPRVLNGLGIAIVSTSHGVMTSKQAKAENVGGEVLCYVY; encoded by the coding sequence ATGGTAACAGATACTATTGCAGATTACCTAACGAGAGTTAGAAACGCGAGTAGAGCGGGTCACAGGGTTGTTGAAATTCCTGCGTCGAATCTAAAAAAGGAAATAACTAAGATTTTATTCGACCAAGGATATATTTTAAGTTATAAGTTTGAAGATAATAAGGTTCAAGGTTCTATTAAAATTGCCTTGAAATATGACAAACTTACTAAAGAGCCAGTCATTAAGAAAATTCAACGTATCAGTAAACCTGGTCTTAGAAAGTATGCTGGTAGTGAAGATTTACCACGTGTATTAAATGGTTTAGGTATTGCTATTGTATCAACCTCACATGGTGTGATGACTAGCAAACAAGCAAAAGCAGAGAATGTTGGTGGTGAAGTTTTGTGCTACGTTTATTAA
- the rplE gene encoding 50S ribosomal protein L5, with protein sequence MAYVARLKKEYKERIVAALTEEFGYNNVMQVPKLEKIVMSRGVGAAVADKKLIDHALDEMTMITGQKAVATLSKKDVAAFKLRKGMPIGAKVTLRGERMYEFLDRLVTSALPRVRDFQGIKATGFDGRGNYNLGVTEQIIFPEVNIDKINRINGMDITFVTSAETDKEAKSLLTELGLPFKKN encoded by the coding sequence ATGGCATACGTTGCAAGATTAAAGAAAGAGTATAAGGAGCGAATAGTAGCGGCCCTTACCGAAGAGTTTGGTTACAATAATGTAATGCAGGTTCCTAAGTTAGAGAAAATAGTAATGAGCAGAGGTGTAGGAGCTGCCGTTGCTGATAAAAAGCTTATTGACCATGCCTTGGATGAAATGACTATGATAACAGGTCAAAAAGCAGTTGCTACATTGTCTAAAAAAGATGTTGCTGCTTTTAAATTAAGAAAAGGTATGCCAATTGGTGCAAAGGTTACTCTTAGGGGAGAGCGTATGTACGAGTTTTTAGATCGCTTGGTTACTTCTGCTTTACCTCGAGTACGTGATTTTCAAGGTATCAAAGCTACTGGTTTCGATGGTCGTGGAAATTATAACCTAGGTGTTACTGAACAAATTATATTTCCTGAAGTAAATATTGATAAAATCAATAGAATTAACGGAATGGACATTACTTTTGTTACTTCGGCAGAAACTGACAAAGAAGCGAAATCATTATTAACTGAATTAGGTTTACCTTTTAAAAAGAATTAG
- the rplX gene encoding 50S ribosomal protein L24 — translation MKKLKIKTGDTVRITAGDHKGTEGKIMRVDLEKNKAIVEGANMVSKHEKPSAKNPQGGIVKKEALIHISNLALIDSKSGDVTRVGYEIKDGKKVRVSKKSNEVI, via the coding sequence ATGAAAAAGTTAAAAATCAAAACAGGAGATACGGTAAGGATTACAGCTGGTGACCATAAAGGTACAGAAGGTAAAATAATGCGTGTAGATCTTGAGAAAAATAAAGCCATTGTTGAAGGTGCTAATATGGTATCTAAACATGAGAAGCCTAGTGCTAAGAATCCTCAAGGTGGTATTGTAAAAAAAGAAGCTTTAATCCATATATCTAACTTGGCTCTAATCGACAGTAAATCTGGAGATGTAACTAGAGTTGGTTATGAGATAAAGGATGGTAAAAAAGTTAGGGTTTCCAAAAAATCCAATGAAGTAATTTAG